A genomic region of Gemmatimonadota bacterium contains the following coding sequences:
- a CDS encoding glycosyltransferase, giving the protein MTELVLPLVEAFNLLVLVYFGLINTVYGAITVQAVRALGRYVPSLGTFSALEPTLIAAAPPITVFAPAYNEEATCVESVRSLLALDYPEHEILVVNDGSSDGTLARLKEAFDLVPGVRARTAQIPTARVRGLYSSRLHPNLWVLDKENGGKADALNAAVNHCVTPLFCAMDADSLLERDALMRIVRPFLEDATTVAAGGMIRVANSCKLKGGVITEVRLPKSRLARFQVLEYLRAFLVGRVGWTSANASLVISGAFGLFKRLTVVGAGGYASRFTLGETVGEDMELVVRLKRHCQESGTPCRIAFVPDAVAWTEVPEDLRTLGRQRDRWQRGLYESLVRHRQMLFNPRYGFTGMIAFPHFFFLEMVGPIIEVLGYGTFALSLVMGWAVSGYVIVFFLMAVVLGALTSLVAVALEEYAFHRYLRMRDVLSLFLLAVGENFGYRQLTVFWRFRGMWKLLRGQADWGRMQRKGFDAEPTARLPQKTQAPASPIEV; this is encoded by the coding sequence ATGACGGAGCTCGTCCTGCCGCTGGTCGAGGCGTTCAACCTGCTCGTACTCGTCTACTTCGGCTTGATCAACACCGTATACGGTGCCATCACGGTGCAGGCGGTCCGCGCACTGGGTCGCTATGTCCCCAGCCTCGGGACGTTCAGCGCGTTGGAGCCCACGCTGATCGCCGCCGCGCCGCCGATCACGGTCTTCGCGCCCGCCTACAATGAAGAGGCGACCTGCGTGGAGTCCGTGCGCTCACTGCTGGCGCTCGACTATCCCGAACACGAGATCCTCGTCGTCAACGACGGATCGAGCGACGGCACGCTGGCGCGTCTCAAGGAGGCGTTCGATCTCGTACCCGGCGTGCGCGCGCGTACGGCGCAGATCCCCACCGCACGTGTGCGCGGGCTGTACTCCAGCCGACTCCACCCCAACCTGTGGGTCCTGGACAAGGAGAATGGCGGCAAGGCGGATGCGTTGAACGCGGCGGTCAACCACTGCGTCACGCCGCTCTTCTGTGCGATGGACGCCGACAGCCTGCTCGAGCGGGACGCCCTGATGCGCATCGTGCGCCCCTTCCTGGAGGACGCCACCACGGTGGCGGCCGGTGGGATGATCCGGGTCGCCAACTCCTGCAAGCTGAAGGGCGGGGTCATCACCGAGGTGCGCCTGCCGAAGAGCCGTCTGGCCCGCTTCCAGGTCCTCGAGTACCTGCGTGCCTTCCTGGTGGGACGGGTGGGCTGGACGAGCGCGAATGCGTCGCTCGTCATCTCGGGCGCGTTCGGTCTGTTCAAGCGCCTGACGGTCGTGGGAGCGGGTGGCTACGCCAGCCGCTTCACCCTGGGAGAGACCGTGGGCGAGGACATGGAGCTGGTGGTGCGCCTCAAGCGGCATTGCCAGGAGAGCGGCACGCCCTGTCGCATCGCGTTCGTGCCCGACGCGGTGGCCTGGACCGAGGTGCCGGAGGATCTACGGACGCTCGGCCGGCAGCGGGACCGCTGGCAGCGCGGCCTGTACGAGAGCCTGGTGCGCCACCGGCAGATGCTGTTCAATCCGCGCTACGGATTCACCGGGATGATCGCCTTCCCGCACTTCTTCTTCCTGGAGATGGTGGGACCGATCATCGAGGTGCTGGGCTACGGGACCTTCGCGCTCAGCCTCGTGATGGGATGGGCGGTGTCGGGCTATGTCATCGTGTTCTTCTTGATGGCGGTCGTGCTCGGCGCCCTGACCTCCCTCGTGGCCGTGGCGCTGGAGGAGTACGCCTTCCACCGGTACCTGCGGATGCGCGACGTGCTGTCGCTCTTCCTTCTGGCGGTGGGCGAGAACTTCGGGTACCGGCAGCTCACCGTGTTCTGGCGCTTCCGTGGGATGTGGAAGCTGCTACGCGGTCAGGCGGACTGGGGACGGATGCAGCGGAAGGGATTCGACGCCGAGCCCACCGCCCGCCTGCCTCAGAAGACCCAGGCGCCCGCGAGTCCGATCGAAGTGTAG